From Oscillospiraceae bacterium, one genomic window encodes:
- a CDS encoding chromate transporter, protein MKDKQKNILSLFLTMLKIGLFTFGGGYAMLALLENELISKKKWIEKDEFLNMVAIAESTPGPIAINSATYIGYKRAGFLGSLSATIGICIPSFVIIYLISLFFDLFLSLSYVQYAFKGIQVCVVFLIFRAGLKMFKGIEKTLLSIIIFSLTIICMLAFSLFSVSFSAVFYILISGAVGIFAYLIGLLTKKRKESEK, encoded by the coding sequence ATGAAAGATAAGCAAAAAAACATTTTAAGTCTTTTTCTGACTATGCTTAAAATAGGGCTTTTTACCTTCGGCGGCGGTTATGCTATGCTTGCCCTGTTGGAAAACGAGCTTATATCAAAAAAGAAATGGATTGAAAAAGATGAATTTTTAAATATGGTGGCAATTGCAGAATCTACACCGGGACCTATTGCAATAAATTCCGCTACCTATATCGGCTATAAAAGAGCAGGCTTTTTAGGCTCATTAAGTGCAACTATAGGAATATGTATTCCATCCTTTGTCATTATTTATTTAATCTCTCTTTTCTTTGATTTGTTTTTATCCTTGTCCTACGTTCAATATGCCTTTAAGGGAATTCAGGTATGTGTAGTTTTTCTCATTTTCCGTGCAGGACTTAAAATGTTTAAGGGTATTGAAAAAACACTCTTAAGTATTATAATTTTTTCTTTAACTATTATATGTATGCTTGCATTTTCACTGTTTTCTGTTTCTTTTTCTGCAGTTTTCTATATTCTTATAAGCGGTGCAGTAGGAATTTTTGCTTACCTCATAGGACTTCTTACTAAAAAGAGAAAGGAGTCCGAAAAATGA
- a CDS encoding glycosyltransferase family 4 protein: protein MKLLIVCQYYFPEQFLINEIAPDLVKQGHEVTVLTGLPNYPSGTVPDEYKKGKKRDEIIDGVRVIRCNEIGRKKGKIGLVLNYLSFCFFGCIKAKKLKEEFDLVFSYQLSPVFMALPAIAYKKKHRKPLFLYCLDIWPESAQAHVHNDKGFLYKLISKYSKKIYSQCDKIAVTSQPFIEYLSKVNGIDESKMVYIPQHADDSMLNFNLEAEDNEIADFMFAGNFGKGQRLDIIIKAAALLKDKNNFKIHLVGDGSTKDTIKELVKAENLEDKVIFHGQINRKDMPQYYKMADALLITLRGNNFVGNTMPGKLQTYMTAGKPIFASINGAAKEVIEESGCGACVGAEDSEGLASIMLDYIENKEKYSQCGKKAQSYFKENFTREIYIQRLQKQLENLLKEL from the coding sequence GGGCACGAGGTAACTGTACTTACAGGGCTTCCCAACTATCCCTCGGGCACAGTACCTGACGAATACAAAAAAGGTAAAAAACGTGATGAAATCATTGACGGAGTAAGAGTTATCCGTTGTAATGAAATAGGCCGAAAAAAAGGAAAAATCGGACTTGTTTTAAACTATTTAAGCTTTTGCTTTTTCGGCTGTATCAAGGCAAAAAAACTAAAAGAAGAATTTGACCTTGTTTTCAGTTATCAGCTCTCCCCCGTTTTTATGGCTCTGCCTGCTATTGCCTACAAGAAAAAGCACCGCAAGCCGTTATTTCTCTACTGTCTTGACATTTGGCCAGAATCTGCACAGGCACACGTGCACAACGACAAAGGCTTTTTATATAAGCTTATTTCAAAATATTCAAAGAAAATTTATTCTCAGTGCGATAAAATTGCAGTAACCTCTCAGCCCTTTATTGAATATTTAAGCAAGGTAAACGGCATAGATGAAAGTAAAATGGTTTACATTCCTCAGCACGCTGATGACAGTATGCTAAATTTCAATCTTGAAGCTGAAGATAACGAAATCGCAGACTTTATGTTTGCAGGCAACTTTGGGAAAGGACAAAGGCTTGATATTATAATAAAGGCGGCAGCTCTTCTCAAGGATAAAAATAATTTTAAAATTCATCTCGTAGGAGACGGCTCTACAAAAGATACAATAAAAGAGCTTGTTAAAGCAGAAAATCTTGAGGACAAGGTTATTTTTCACGGTCAGATAAACCGAAAGGATATGCCTCAATATTATAAAATGGCAGATGCTTTACTTATAACCTTAAGAGGAAACAACTTTGTAGGAAACACAATGCCCGGCAAGCTTCAAACCTATATGACTGCGGGCAAGCCTATTTTTGCATCTATAAACGGAGCAGCAAAAGAGGTTATAGAGGAATCGGGATGCGGAGCCTGTGTAGGCGCTGAGGACAGCGAAGGTCTTGCTTCAATTATGCTTGATTATATAGAGAATAAAGAAAAGTATTCTCAATGCGGTAAAAAAGCCCAAAGCTATTTCAAAGAGAATTTCACAAGAGAAATTTACATACAACGATTACAGAAGCAGCTTGAAAATCTTTTAAAGGAGCTGTAA